One genomic window of Tenacibaculum tangerinum includes the following:
- a CDS encoding TetR/AcrR family transcriptional regulator, with protein sequence MRDKIIHKAGELFLTLGFKSTTMDDIAKELGMSKKTVYKYFSNKSALVDASTEAVHNSISEEINKVKNKNYNAVEEEFAVKAIFKEMFKNAKTSPMYQLKKYYPETYKKLVEREVCMFRDYNMDNLNKGIVEGLYRSNIKKELLVSFYFTLVFGVFESELYSNDMQEVMQIEYEILEYHIRAIATAAGLEELEKQLQNINQN encoded by the coding sequence ATGAGAGATAAAATAATTCATAAAGCAGGAGAACTATTTTTAACCTTAGGGTTTAAGAGCACAACGATGGACGATATTGCAAAAGAACTAGGCATGTCTAAAAAAACAGTATACAAGTACTTTTCAAACAAATCGGCTTTGGTCGATGCCAGTACAGAAGCGGTTCATAACTCTATTAGTGAAGAAATTAATAAGGTTAAAAATAAAAATTACAATGCGGTAGAAGAAGAATTTGCAGTAAAAGCAATTTTTAAAGAAATGTTTAAAAATGCCAAAACCTCGCCGATGTATCAACTAAAAAAATACTATCCAGAAACCTATAAAAAATTAGTAGAAAGAGAAGTATGTATGTTCAGAGATTATAACATGGATAACTTGAATAAAGGGATAGTGGAAGGTTTGTACAGGTCAAATATTAAGAAAGAGCTTTTAGTAAGTTTTTACTTTACACTTGTTTTTGGAGTATTTGAAAGTGAGTTGTATAGTAACGATATGCAAGAAGTAATGCAAATAGAATATGAGATTTTAGAATATCATATTCGAGCAATAGCAACAGCAGCAGGATTGGAAGAGTTAGAAAAACAATTACAAAACATAAATCAAAATTAA
- a CDS encoding polyprenyl synthetase family protein: protein MDILSYQSDFLTYLQSQKISREPKNLYEPIEYILQLGGKRIRPILTLIAADIFSNDYEKALPAALSVEVFHNFTLVHDDIMDDAPLRRGKKTVHEKWDINTGILSGDAMLILAYQYFENYEPAIFQKLAQLFSKTALEVCDGQQLDVDFETRNDVTIEEYIQMITLKTSVLVAAALKMGAIVANADEEQADHLYNYGLNLGIAFQLQDDYLDTFGDPESFGKQVGGDIIENKKTYLYLKALEVADESDKEKLVHLYSEKQKNNTDKVTTVSTIFKANNIPEETQKLIEYYTNKSFESIEHLTIDDAHKHGLRVFGENLMNRKV from the coding sequence TTGGACATATTATCATATCAATCAGACTTTTTAACGTATTTACAATCTCAAAAGATTTCTAGAGAGCCTAAAAACTTATACGAACCTATTGAATACATACTACAATTAGGAGGCAAAAGAATTCGACCCATACTAACATTAATCGCTGCAGATATTTTTTCAAACGATTATGAAAAAGCACTCCCTGCCGCATTGTCTGTAGAGGTTTTCCATAATTTTACACTGGTGCACGATGACATTATGGACGATGCTCCTTTAAGGAGAGGTAAGAAAACAGTACATGAGAAATGGGACATCAATACAGGGATATTGTCGGGTGATGCGATGTTGATTTTAGCGTATCAATACTTTGAAAATTATGAACCTGCTATTTTTCAAAAGCTGGCTCAGCTATTCAGTAAAACTGCTTTAGAAGTTTGTGATGGTCAGCAATTAGATGTAGATTTTGAAACCAGAAATGATGTAACGATTGAAGAATATATTCAAATGATTACCTTAAAAACATCTGTTTTGGTGGCTGCTGCTTTAAAAATGGGGGCAATCGTTGCGAACGCTGATGAAGAACAAGCAGACCATTTGTATAATTATGGATTGAACTTAGGAATTGCCTTCCAGTTACAGGATGATTACTTAGATACCTTTGGCGATCCCGAATCTTTTGGCAAACAAGTGGGTGGTGATATTATTGAAAACAAAAAAACATATTTGTATTTGAAAGCTTTAGAGGTAGCAGATGAAAGTGATAAAGAAAAATTAGTACATCTTTATAGTGAAAAACAAAAAAATAATACAGATAAAGTAACGACTGTTTCTACCATTTTTAAAGCAAACAACATCCCAGAAGAAACACAGAAACTCATTGAGTACTACACCAATAAGTCATTTGAAAGTATCGAACACCTTACTATTGACGATGCTCATAAGCACGGCTTACGTGTTTTCGGTGAAAATTTAATGAATAGAAAAGTGTAA